A window of the Janthinobacterium agaricidamnosum NBRC 102515 = DSM 9628 genome harbors these coding sequences:
- a CDS encoding type II toxin-antitoxin system RelB/DinJ family antitoxin gives MLHVRVDEEMKLQAHQTLAAMGMTVSDAVRLFLHRVVADQAIPFELKVSNGAGRVEQQGAGQQLRALGALSE, from the coding sequence ATGCTGCATGTACGCGTGGACGAAGAAATGAAGTTGCAAGCCCATCAAACCCTGGCGGCGATGGGGATGACCGTGTCGGATGCGGTGCGTTTGTTCTTGCATCGCGTGGTTGCCGACCAGGCAATCCCATTCGAACTCAAGGTGTCCAATGGGGCCGGCCGGGTGGAGCAGCAAGGCGCTGGACAACAGCTGCGCGCGCTCGGCGCGTTAAGCGAATAG
- a CDS encoding LysR family transcriptional regulator: protein MRDIDLHLLNIFDAIMSEGSMTRAAQRLALSQPAVSNAVVRMRQLWNDPLFIKDGRGIKPTPKALELWAGIGAPLTAIRAAGLPAPFDPASAQRRFRLSVNDFITYPVWPRLRRVLEAQAPGIDILAVPWHIHDTRQILVDNEVDLAMSGAAVPGAEIRQQAMFDAHYICAMREDHPLAGTALGMADFLAADHLLVSLSGNPVGLIDDLLEQRGVRRRVAMTINNFYGLVDLLLVSDLICVMSDNFFRHHPLSQHIHRAAIPFEVPSNNISLAWHRRHESDAGHRWLRELLIPMCRELFA from the coding sequence ATGCGCGATATCGACCTGCACCTGCTGAATATTTTCGATGCCATCATGAGCGAGGGTTCGATGACCCGCGCCGCACAGCGATTGGCGCTGTCGCAGCCGGCGGTCAGCAACGCGGTGGTGCGCATGCGCCAGTTGTGGAACGATCCGCTGTTCATCAAGGACGGGCGCGGCATCAAGCCGACCCCGAAGGCACTGGAATTATGGGCCGGCATAGGCGCGCCGCTGACGGCGATCCGCGCCGCCGGGCTCCCGGCGCCATTCGACCCGGCCAGCGCGCAACGCCGCTTCCGGCTGTCGGTCAACGATTTCATCACCTATCCGGTGTGGCCGCGCTTGCGCCGCGTGCTCGAAGCGCAGGCGCCGGGCATCGATATTTTGGCCGTGCCATGGCATATCCACGATACGCGGCAAATCCTGGTCGATAACGAAGTCGACCTGGCGATGTCGGGCGCAGCTGTGCCGGGAGCGGAAATCCGCCAGCAAGCGATGTTCGACGCGCACTATATCTGCGCCATGCGCGAAGACCACCCGCTGGCCGGCACGGCGCTGGGAATGGCGGACTTCCTGGCCGCCGACCACTTGCTGGTGTCGCTGTCGGGAAATCCGGTCGGCTTGATCGACGACTTGCTGGAACAGCGCGGCGTGCGGCGCAGGGTCGCCATGACCATCAATAATTTTTATGGCCTGGTCGATTTGCTGCTGGTTAGCGATTTGATTTGCGTGATGTCGGATAATTTCTTCCGCCACCACCCGCTGAGCCAGCATATCCATAGGGCGGCAATCCCGTTCGAGGTGCCGTCCAACAACATCAGCCTGGCGTGGCACCGGCGTCACGAAAGCGACGCCGGCCACCGCTGGCTACGCGAATTGCTGATACCGATGTGTCGCGAACTATTCGCTTAA
- a CDS encoding nuclear transport factor 2 family protein, whose protein sequence is MSTPLDITQQFFGSVGARDLPAIVALFADHIEWFVPGNFPWSGRRTEKAQVRDFFETMWPYTVAGKNEVLNSKMIASGNDVALFATFRQTLVSTGQTFTVAVAAHLTIEDGKIVALNMVEDTMAVSAAFGFN, encoded by the coding sequence ATGTCCACTCCTCTCGACATCACCCAGCAATTCTTCGGCAGCGTAGGCGCACGCGACTTGCCAGCCATCGTAGCCCTGTTCGCCGACCATATCGAATGGTTTGTACCGGGTAATTTTCCATGGTCGGGCCGGCGTACCGAGAAAGCCCAGGTACGCGACTTTTTCGAGACCATGTGGCCGTACACGGTGGCCGGCAAGAATGAAGTCTTGAACTCGAAAATGATCGCTTCCGGCAATGACGTAGCGCTGTTCGCAACCTTCCGCCAAACCCTGGTCAGCACCGGCCAGACCTTCACCGTTGCCGTGGCGGCCCACCTGACGATCGAAGACGGCAAGATCGTCGCGCTGAACATGGTCGAAGACACCATGGCCGTCTCGGCCGCGTTCGGCTTCAATTAA